A genomic segment from Desulfurispirillum indicum S5 encodes:
- a CDS encoding type II toxin-antitoxin system RelE family toxin translates to MTYKLRFHEKALAEWRALDNSIREPLKRKLASRLQQPHVPADALSGMPNCYKIKLKRIGYRLVYQVCNDTVVVSVIAVGKRDKNHVYGSANTRLETDKP, encoded by the coding sequence ATGACCTATAAGCTGCGCTTTCACGAAAAAGCCCTTGCCGAATGGCGCGCACTGGACAACAGTATTCGCGAACCCCTCAAAAGAAAACTTGCCAGCCGACTGCAACAGCCCCATGTTCCTGCCGATGCCCTCAGCGGCATGCCCAACTGTTATAAAATCAAACTCAAACGCATTGGATATCGCCTGGTATATCAGGTCTGCAACGACACCGTAGTGGTATCTGTGATCGCGGTAGGCAAGCGCGACAAAAACCATGTTTATGGTAGCGCCAATACTCGGCTGGAAACGGACAAGCCGTGA
- a CDS encoding NAD(P)/FAD-dependent oxidoreductase translates to MQNFDVVILGAGASGLMCAAQAGKRGRRVVVLDHNTQAGRKVLVSGGGRCNFTNAQLSAGHYLSHNPHFVKSALSRFNQWDFLSLISEYGIKWHEREHGQYFCDESAAQVVDMLLAECRRSSATVMLGTTIHSVERLEDGAFSLHTSRGGYRCRSLVVATGGLSIPPLGASPLGYRIAEQFGLTVRRPSAGLVPLTLQPQDKQRLAPLSGIAVEATVQVEGISFRENVLFTHRGLSGPAILQISNYWQPGQAVTIDWLPSASVDEVIGEAREQQPKQQVKTVLTRLLPARMVAALLPVELLDTQLAQLSRKQVELVFRQLHHWQVTPNGTEGYRTAEVTRGGVDCDGISSKTMECKTVPGLYFVGEVLDVTGWLGGYNLQWAWSSGWCAGQFA, encoded by the coding sequence ATGCAAAATTTCGATGTGGTGATTCTTGGCGCGGGAGCTTCGGGCCTGATGTGCGCGGCCCAGGCGGGCAAGCGGGGCCGTCGCGTGGTGGTGCTGGATCATAATACCCAGGCGGGCCGCAAGGTGCTTGTCTCCGGCGGTGGGCGCTGTAATTTCACCAATGCGCAGCTGAGCGCGGGCCACTATCTCAGCCACAATCCCCACTTCGTCAAGTCAGCCCTCAGTCGCTTTAACCAGTGGGATTTCCTGTCTCTGATCAGCGAATACGGGATCAAGTGGCACGAGCGGGAGCACGGGCAGTACTTCTGCGATGAGAGTGCGGCACAGGTGGTGGATATGCTCCTTGCGGAGTGCCGTCGCTCTTCTGCCACGGTCATGCTGGGAACCACAATTCATTCAGTGGAGCGCCTTGAGGACGGGGCCTTTTCCCTGCACACTTCCCGTGGTGGCTACAGGTGCCGCTCACTGGTGGTGGCGACGGGGGGGCTGTCCATTCCTCCCCTTGGGGCCAGCCCTCTGGGATACCGCATCGCGGAGCAGTTCGGCCTGACCGTCAGGCGGCCTTCGGCGGGGCTGGTTCCCCTGACCCTGCAGCCCCAGGACAAACAGCGGCTGGCTCCGCTGTCGGGCATTGCGGTGGAGGCGACAGTGCAGGTGGAGGGTATTTCCTTCCGCGAGAATGTCCTTTTTACCCATCGCGGTCTGAGTGGTCCGGCCATCCTGCAGATTTCCAACTATTGGCAGCCGGGGCAGGCGGTAACGATTGACTGGCTGCCGAGTGCTTCTGTTGATGAGGTCATCGGCGAGGCGCGCGAGCAGCAGCCGAAACAGCAGGTGAAGACAGTGCTGACGCGCCTGTTGCCTGCGCGGATGGTGGCGGCTCTCTTACCAGTGGAACTGCTGGATACGCAGCTGGCACAGCTCAGCAGGAAGCAGGTGGAGCTTGTTTTCCGCCAGCTGCATCACTGGCAGGTAACTCCCAATGGCACGGAGGGGTATCGCACGGCGGAGGTGACCCGTGGTGGTGTTGACTGTGACGGGATTTCATCCAAGACCATGGAATGCAAGACGGTACCGGGGCTGTATTTTGTGGGCGAGGTGCTGGATGTGACGGGCTGGCTGGGAGGGTATAACCTGCAGTGGGCGTGGTCGTCGGGCTGGTGTGCCGGTCAGTTTGCCTGA
- the cowN gene encoding N(2)-fixation sustaining protein CowN — MNQAETESTIDRYATFKGIDCDGRAGILMQRIEKLAADPLAASPFWAYFLAKRTPRSGPKPDDLFLIHTNINQLYELFEQAEDEESLAMLEWLEEHCC, encoded by the coding sequence ATGAATCAAGCTGAAACAGAATCAACGATTGACCGCTACGCGACTTTCAAGGGTATCGACTGTGATGGCCGTGCCGGAATCCTTATGCAGCGCATCGAAAAACTGGCTGCAGATCCGCTAGCAGCCTCTCCATTCTGGGCCTATTTCCTCGCGAAACGCACCCCGCGTTCTGGCCCCAAACCGGATGACCTCTTTCTCATACACACCAACATCAACCAGCTCTATGAACTGTTTGAGCAGGCGGAAGATGAGGAGTCCCTCGCCATGCTGGAGTGGCTGGAAGAGCACTGCTGCTAG
- a CDS encoding type II toxin-antitoxin system Phd/YefM family antitoxin: MESILADATVSVTELKRSYAEILRKAEDFPVAILNHNRPEAYLLPAAYYERLLERLEDIEDALLIRERQEGPFIEVSLDDL, translated from the coding sequence ATGGAATCCATCCTGGCAGATGCAACGGTGAGCGTAACGGAACTCAAGCGCAGCTATGCTGAAATCCTGCGAAAGGCTGAGGACTTCCCCGTAGCCATCCTGAATCATAATCGCCCGGAAGCCTACCTGCTGCCTGCGGCCTATTATGAACGGCTTTTGGAGCGTCTGGAAGATATCGAAGATGCTTTACTGATACGAGAGCGACAAGAGGGGCCGTTTATTGAGGTAAGCCTCGATGACCTATAA
- a CDS encoding FprA family A-type flavoprotein produces the protein MKKQLSPSVQWVGVKDPELEIFDIVVPTEHGTTYNSYLVRGEKVNVLIDVSKANFSEEYFGNLEKILPITDIDYVVVQHTEPDHSGCLLELLKRHPEITVIHSKPCKKFIENLVNREFKSWSINSGDELDLGGKTLRFFVTPFLHWPDTMMSYLVEEEILFPCDVMGAHFTSERNDAIMNSELDDEDYKTSIEAFKFYYSMIMRPYKEHFLKAYKLIGDLPKKIIAPSHGPVLDRDPEFFLEWYHEQAQNYLKRLNGQKVTIIYASSYGNTVLMMNAVKVGLEEAGIEVVTFDAATADMNEMVDSIELSAGILFGTSTINAKAPEPVLSLVANLVVLNVSGRKAGVFGSYGWSGEGISMTEGLCEVMHMKIVQDAYKVQMRPSAEQLEEGRQWGYGFGLKIIE, from the coding sequence ATGAAAAAGCAACTCAGTCCAAGTGTGCAGTGGGTCGGTGTCAAGGACCCTGAGCTGGAAATATTCGATATTGTTGTACCCACCGAGCACGGAACCACCTATAACAGCTACCTCGTTCGCGGGGAGAAGGTGAATGTGCTCATTGATGTTTCCAAGGCGAATTTCTCTGAAGAGTATTTCGGTAATCTCGAGAAGATTCTCCCCATCACTGATATTGATTATGTGGTGGTGCAGCATACGGAGCCTGACCACTCCGGCTGTCTGCTGGAGCTGCTGAAGCGCCACCCGGAGATTACGGTTATCCATTCCAAGCCGTGCAAGAAATTTATTGAAAACCTGGTCAATCGCGAATTCAAATCCTGGTCCATCAATTCCGGTGATGAGCTGGACCTGGGGGGTAAGACCTTGCGTTTCTTTGTCACACCTTTTCTGCACTGGCCGGACACGATGATGAGTTATCTTGTGGAGGAGGAAATCCTCTTCCCTTGTGATGTCATGGGTGCCCATTTCACCAGCGAGCGCAATGACGCCATCATGAACTCGGAACTGGATGACGAGGACTACAAGACCTCTATCGAGGCGTTCAAATTCTACTACTCCATGATCATGCGCCCCTACAAGGAGCACTTCCTCAAGGCGTACAAGCTTATCGGCGATCTGCCGAAAAAAATCATTGCCCCTTCCCACGGACCGGTGCTGGACCGCGATCCGGAGTTCTTCCTGGAGTGGTATCACGAACAGGCTCAGAACTACCTCAAGCGCCTCAACGGTCAGAAGGTCACCATTATTTACGCCTCGTCCTACGGCAATACGGTTCTGATGATGAACGCCGTGAAAGTCGGCCTGGAAGAAGCGGGTATCGAGGTGGTGACCTTTGACGCCGCCACGGCGGACATGAATGAGATGGTGGATTCCATCGAGCTTTCCGCAGGTATTCTCTTCGGCACTTCCACCATCAACGCGAAAGCGCCGGAGCCAGTGCTTTCGCTGGTTGCCAACCTGGTCGTGCTGAATGTCTCCGGCCGCAAAGCGGGGGTCTTTGGCTCCTATGGCTGGAGTGGCGAGGGCATCAGCATGACGGAAGGCCTGTGCGAAGTGATGCATATGAAGATTGTGCAGGACGCCTACAAGGTCCAGATGCGCCCGTCAGCTGAGCAGCTGGAAGAAGGCCGCCAGTGGGGTTACGGCTTTGGACTGAAGATTATTGAGTAA
- a CDS encoding DUF2905 domain-containing protein, which translates to MQKTLVIAGIILLVAGFLWPLLQKAGFFRLPGDIVIERENFRFYFPVTSMVIISGVVSVIFWILRR; encoded by the coding sequence ATGCAGAAAACACTTGTGATTGCAGGGATCATACTCCTTGTCGCCGGCTTTCTGTGGCCCCTGCTGCAGAAGGCCGGTTTCTTTCGGCTGCCGGGGGATATCGTGATAGAACGGGAAAATTTTCGTTTTTACTTCCCCGTGACCTCGATGGTGATTATCAGCGGAGTGGTTTCGGTGATTTTCTGGATTCTGCGACGATAA
- the guaB gene encoding IMP dehydrogenase: MLQDMIPQALTFDDVLLVPSYSNVLPHEVSTRTKLTSNIDLNIPIVSAAMDTVTEGRLAIAIAQEGGIGIIHKNMSIERQADEVDKVKRSESGMIVDPITIGPDAMIKDAEELMSKYKISGVPVTVEGNRLVGILTNRDLRFCKDYTRKVSEYMTSKNLVTVSMGISLEAAADILHEHRIEKLLVVDNDNTLKGLITTKDIEKRQKYPNACKDEFGRLRVGAAVGTGADTIERAAALVKAGVDVIVIDTAHGHSQKVLETVREVRTIYPNLEIIGGNIATKEAAKALIEAGVNAVKVGIGPGSICTTRIVAGVGVPQITAITEVARYCDPLGIPVIADGGIKYSGDVVKAIAAGANCVMIGSLFAGTGESPGDIELLQGRSYKVYRGMGSVGAMRQGSKDRYFQGDVKEDQKFVPEGIEGKVPYRGSLAGSVHQIVGGLRSGMGYCGCADIEMLRKEARFVRITNAGLRESHVHDVIITKEAPNYFVES, from the coding sequence ATGTTGCAGGACATGATTCCCCAAGCACTCACCTTTGATGATGTCTTACTGGTGCCCTCCTACAGCAACGTCCTTCCCCATGAAGTCTCCACCAGGACCAAACTCACCAGCAACATCGACCTCAATATCCCCATCGTGTCTGCTGCCATGGATACGGTCACTGAAGGACGCCTGGCCATCGCCATCGCCCAGGAAGGCGGCATCGGCATTATCCACAAGAACATGTCCATTGAACGTCAGGCCGACGAGGTAGACAAGGTCAAGCGCTCAGAATCAGGCATGATCGTCGATCCCATCACCATCGGCCCCGACGCCATGATCAAGGACGCCGAAGAGCTGATGAGCAAGTACAAGATCAGCGGCGTGCCCGTCACCGTGGAAGGTAACCGTCTGGTGGGCATCCTGACCAACCGCGACCTGCGCTTCTGCAAAGACTACACCCGCAAAGTTTCCGAATACATGACCTCCAAAAACCTCGTCACCGTCTCCATGGGCATCAGTCTTGAAGCAGCCGCTGACATCCTCCACGAACACCGCATCGAAAAGCTCCTCGTCGTCGACAACGACAACACCCTCAAAGGCCTGATCACCACCAAAGATATTGAAAAGCGCCAGAAATACCCCAACGCCTGCAAGGATGAATTCGGCCGTCTGCGCGTCGGCGCTGCCGTCGGCACCGGCGCCGACACCATTGAGCGGGCAGCAGCTCTCGTGAAAGCCGGCGTCGACGTCATCGTCATCGACACCGCCCACGGCCACTCCCAGAAAGTGCTGGAAACCGTCAGGGAAGTCCGCACCATCTACCCCAACCTGGAGATCATCGGCGGCAATATCGCCACCAAAGAAGCCGCCAAGGCCCTCATCGAAGCTGGCGTCAACGCCGTCAAAGTCGGCATCGGCCCCGGCTCCATCTGCACCACCCGCATCGTGGCTGGCGTCGGCGTCCCCCAGATCACTGCCATAACCGAAGTCGCCCGCTACTGCGACCCCCTGGGCATACCCGTCATCGCCGATGGCGGCATCAAGTACTCCGGCGATGTGGTGAAGGCCATCGCCGCCGGAGCCAACTGCGTCATGATCGGCTCCCTCTTCGCCGGAACCGGAGAATCGCCGGGTGACATTGAGCTTCTGCAGGGCCGCAGCTACAAGGTTTACCGTGGCATGGGTTCCGTTGGCGCCATGCGCCAGGGCAGCAAAGACCGCTACTTCCAGGGTGACGTCAAGGAAGACCAGAAATTCGTGCCTGAAGGCATCGAAGGCAAGGTTCCCTACCGTGGCAGCCTGGCCGGCAGCGTCCACCAGATCGTCGGCGGCCTGCGCTCCGGCATGGGCTACTGCGGCTGCGCCGACATTGAAATGCTGCGCAAGGAAGCGCGCTTTGTGCGCATTACCAACGCCGGCCTGCGCGAATCCCACGTCCACGATGTCATCATCACCAAAGAAGCCCCCAATTACTTTGTAGAGAGCTGA
- a CDS encoding class I SAM-dependent methyltransferase, with protein sequence MTQKNSWETFFDAHAPQYHSNIFTKDTLREIDFLLDELNLPAGSTILDIGCGTGRHSRELAKRGYRVTGLDLSSEMLANAATMAKDAGMSVQWVHADATSFSLPEQFDAAICLCEGSLGLLSQTDDPIAQPLSILCNISRNLKPGARMVATVLSAARMLRSYSDEDVAAGRFHPLSLVESTEMSPREGLPAVVVRERAFVGTELRLLFQLAGLTVDHMWGGTAGNWGRRPLELDEYEIMVVATRTGEPSCAADAFLRPEKRHDSQASN encoded by the coding sequence ATGACCCAGAAAAACTCATGGGAGACCTTCTTCGATGCCCATGCTCCCCAGTATCACTCGAATATTTTCACGAAAGACACCCTGCGGGAAATTGACTTCCTGCTGGATGAGCTGAACCTTCCGGCAGGCAGCACCATACTGGATATTGGGTGCGGTACAGGACGGCACTCCAGAGAGCTGGCGAAGCGTGGTTACCGTGTCACCGGCCTGGATCTGTCGTCTGAAATGCTGGCGAATGCGGCAACAATGGCGAAAGACGCCGGGATGAGTGTTCAGTGGGTGCATGCCGATGCCACGAGCTTTTCCCTGCCAGAGCAGTTTGACGCTGCCATTTGCCTGTGCGAGGGTTCCCTGGGGCTTTTGAGCCAGACGGACGACCCCATTGCGCAGCCGCTGTCCATTCTGTGCAACATCTCCCGCAACCTGAAGCCAGGGGCGCGGATGGTGGCGACGGTCCTCAGTGCGGCCCGCATGCTGCGCTCCTATTCCGACGAGGATGTGGCGGCGGGGCGCTTTCATCCTCTATCCCTGGTGGAGTCCACGGAAATGTCACCACGGGAGGGGCTTCCAGCTGTTGTCGTGCGTGAGCGCGCTTTCGTAGGGACAGAGCTCCGACTGCTCTTTCAACTCGCGGGCTTGACGGTGGATCACATGTGGGGCGGAACAGCGGGAAACTGGGGAAGGCGGCCCCTGGAGCTTGACGAGTATGAAATTATGGTCGTGGCAACCAGGACAGGCGAACCCTCCTGTGCTGCAGACGCTTTCCTTCGCCCCGAAAAGAGGCACGATAGCCAGGCAAGCAATTGA
- the guaA gene encoding glutamine-hydrolyzing GMP synthase: MSTIDSNKILILDFGSQYTQLIARRVREARVYCEIMPFNTSIEIIRDFGARGIILSGGPASVFAEEAPLPDKAIFDLGLPILGICYGMQLIGHTQGGRVATSAKREFGRAKLLIDNQQDLFADLDIVDNTCTVWMSHGDKVEQLPPGFEAIAHTENAPIAAMRNGERRIWAIQFHPEVVHTYEGATMLANFVHKICGCEPTWNMTNFIESKIAEIRETVGDASVLCALSGGVDSSVAAVLIHRAIGDRLTCVFVNNGLLRKNEAEAVVKTFRDHYHMNLHYEDASDRFLQKLAGVSDPEKKRKIIGNEFIYVFEDVKKRLGSFDFLAQGTLYPDVIESVSVKGPSAVIKSHHNVGGLPENIDFKLLEPFRELFKDEVRLVGLELGMPDEIVHRHPFPGPGLGIRVLGEISKERLDVLREADHIFLEEIKMADLYRHIWQAFVVLLPVNTVGVMGDERTYENACALRAVTSVDGMTADWAHIPYEVLARISNRIINEVKGINRVVYDISSKPPGTIEWE, encoded by the coding sequence ATGAGCACCATTGATTCCAATAAAATCCTCATCCTCGACTTCGGCAGCCAGTACACCCAGCTCATCGCGCGGCGCGTCCGCGAAGCCCGGGTCTATTGCGAAATCATGCCATTTAACACCAGCATCGAAATCATCCGCGACTTTGGCGCCCGTGGCATCATTCTCTCCGGCGGCCCAGCTTCCGTCTTCGCCGAGGAAGCGCCCCTGCCCGACAAAGCCATCTTCGACCTGGGCCTGCCCATACTGGGCATCTGCTACGGCATGCAGCTCATCGGACACACCCAGGGCGGCCGTGTCGCCACCTCCGCCAAGCGGGAGTTCGGACGCGCCAAACTTCTCATCGACAACCAGCAGGATCTCTTCGCCGACCTGGATATCGTCGATAACACCTGCACCGTCTGGATGAGCCACGGCGATAAAGTGGAACAGCTCCCCCCCGGTTTTGAAGCCATCGCCCACACCGAAAACGCCCCCATCGCCGCCATGCGCAATGGCGAGCGTCGCATCTGGGCCATCCAGTTCCACCCTGAAGTGGTGCACACCTACGAAGGCGCCACCATGCTGGCCAACTTCGTACACAAAATCTGCGGCTGCGAACCCACCTGGAACATGACCAACTTCATTGAATCAAAAATAGCCGAAATCCGCGAAACCGTCGGTGACGCCAGCGTGCTGTGCGCCCTCTCCGGCGGCGTCGATTCCTCCGTCGCTGCCGTGCTCATCCACCGCGCCATCGGCGACCGCCTCACCTGCGTCTTCGTCAACAACGGACTGCTGCGCAAAAATGAAGCCGAAGCGGTCGTCAAGACCTTCCGCGACCACTATCACATGAACCTGCACTATGAAGACGCCTCGGATCGCTTCCTGCAGAAACTGGCCGGAGTCAGCGATCCCGAGAAAAAACGCAAAATCATCGGCAACGAGTTCATCTATGTCTTTGAAGACGTGAAAAAGCGCCTTGGCTCCTTTGACTTCCTGGCCCAGGGAACCCTCTATCCCGACGTCATCGAATCCGTCAGCGTCAAAGGCCCCTCCGCCGTCATCAAGAGCCACCATAACGTGGGTGGCCTGCCCGAAAATATCGACTTCAAACTGCTGGAACCCTTCCGCGAACTGTTTAAAGATGAAGTTCGCCTGGTGGGGCTGGAACTGGGTATGCCCGATGAAATCGTCCACCGCCACCCCTTCCCCGGCCCCGGCCTGGGCATCCGTGTCCTGGGCGAAATCAGCAAGGAGCGCCTGGACGTACTGCGGGAAGCCGACCACATCTTCCTGGAAGAGATCAAGATGGCCGACCTCTATCGCCACATCTGGCAAGCCTTTGTCGTCCTGCTGCCCGTCAACACTGTCGGCGTCATGGGCGATGAACGCACCTATGAAAACGCCTGCGCCCTGCGCGCCGTCACCAGCGTCGACGGCATGACCGCCGACTGGGCCCACATCCCCTACGAAGTGCTGGCCCGCATTTCCAACCGCATCATTAATGAAGTCAAGGGCATCAACCGCGTGGTGTACGATATTTCCAGTAAACCACCAGGCACCATTGAGTGGGAATAG